The nucleotide window CAAATGTTTAGCAAGGGCGATCATCGCGCTCTTTAAGTTATCTAGCATCTGATCGCGCTTCGGCTGTTGCCTAAAAAGGTAAGAAAAGGAGAAAAACAGACGATCGCGCCGAGAGACAGGCAGCACAAAGACTGGGTTTTCCAAAAACGGGTTCGATTGGAGTTTTGCTTCTGCGATCGCTGCTATCTTGGGTAAGATTAAGGAAAAGCGCGTAGAGCCTTGCGTCTTATCTCTATGGATCATTCTCCTAACTGGGTTATATCAACTAATAGCTGCTTGCTCAATGCCAAAATATTTTAAGATTGAGAACAAATCCCGGTAAGACCTTCTCCCCTGACAAAGAGTCTGGCTTGTCTAAAACTTCAGGAAGGTGTTGAGGACGATAAATTTCAACAGTTTTATTTCTACGATTAATTAACCAGCCCAGTTGACAGCCATTATCCATGTACTCTCGCATTTTTTTTTGGGTCTTAGTAAGGCTATCGCTGGGGGAAAGAATTTCAATAACAAAATCAGGACACAGGGGTAAAAATTTCTCACGTTGTTCGGAGGTCAAGCCATCCCAACGTTTTTTTTTGACCCAAGAGGCATCGGGGGAACGGTCGGCACCGTTGGGGAGATGAAAGCCAGTAGAAGAATCGAAGACTTCACCGAGTTGGGTTTGTTCGTTCCATAGTGCGAGTTCCAGATTGATTTTTGAGTTGGTACGTCCGGTTTCTCCTCCTGTAGGGGGCATGACAATTAAGTCTCCGTTAGCATTACGTTCTAGCTTGAGGTCAGGGTTAGCTTGGCAAAGTTGATAGAACTGTTCTTCAGACAATTTGACAACTGAGTTGAGGTCTAAGGTTAACTGAGTCATGATCGTTCCTTGAAATATCCTTTAATTTCATATTACATAAGCTACCCAACTTAAGCAGGGAGGAAGTTCAGGCAATGTTGGGATTTACAGAAGTTGACCTGAAACAAACTCGTTTCTATCAAGATGTTCATGGTGAAGGAAGAGAAGAAGAAGCAGTTATTTTGGTGCTTCGTTTTTGGGCTTTATTGGAGATGTCTATTGGGAACGCTGGTTGCAACAATCATAATGTTTAGCAAGGGTGATCATCGCGCTGTCACCCAATTCTTGTTGAAAATAATCGGGCTGGTATTGCCGTAACGAGAGCGTATTACTCTGTCTAGCAGTTGCGTCGAACTGAATAACCCAGCGCGATGTGCTTCGCACTCGGTCTGGCGACCTAAGCGCTCTTTTTTGATCTCATTTTGATCGCGCCGTTAGAAAAAATCTTAAATGAAAACTGGAGGCTCTGAAAGTAAAATTAAAAATATCGTTCCGATCAGAGGTCAAGATAAAATCGGCAAAAGGAGTCAAAATGAATTCAGTGATTGTTTTTGAAGTTTCTCAAGAAGAAGATGGTGGTTTTGTTGCCGAATGTTTAACTGAGGATATCTTTACTCAGGGTGAGAGTTGGGAAGAATTAAGAGTGAATGTCAATGAAGCAGTTAAAGGATATTATTTTGATCAGCCAAGTTGTCCGAAAGTCAAATTACACCTCTTTAAGGAAGAAATGTTAGTCATTCAATGAAAATTCCTAGAGATCTCAAAGGAAGTTATCTCGCGGATATTCTCTCTCGCCAATGGGATTACAAAACTGTTCACCAACAGGGAAGTCATATTATTTTGGATACTGAAATTCCCAGTCATCAAAGAATTAGTATTCCTAACCATAATCCTTTGCGCTTGGGGACGTTGAATAGTATCTTGCGAGCAGTTTCTCGACATAAAGGAGTAACCAAAGCTGATATTATTAATACCTTATGAGCTTAATTAAAGCCCCCAAATACTATGACCGAGTGAGTCCCGATTTCAGTTCTAGTTTCCCACGCGTAGGTCGCCAGACCGAGCCGTAGGCATCGCGCCACTGGCAACGTTTATGTCGCGCTCCTTTTTGATCTCATTGTGATCGCGCCCTTAAAAAGGTTTGTAGATGAAAACTGGTTGCTGTAAACTTGATGAAGGTTGATTTGATATTGCAATGATTAATGTAATCGCGCTTGCCATAATCTCCTAAAATAAGCAGTAAGTGCCACTCCGAGGTTTCTGTGATGAGTTATCCTTCAACTACCTCTCAAAAGACCCCTATCCTAGAAAACGGAGATCGCATGACTCGTAATGAGTTTGAGCGTCGGTATCATCAAATGCCGAACGTCAAAAAAGCCGAATTAATTGAAGGAATTGTTTACGTGGCATCCCCCTTAAGATATCAACAGCATGGTCAGCCCCATAGTGATGTTGTGGGGTGGTTAACCGTTTATCGTGCAGCTACTCCGAGAGTTTATAGTGCTGATAATACAACTGTTCGTCTTGATTTGGATAATGAACCGCAACCTGATGCCCTGCTGCGTCTGGAGGAATCAGTAGGGGGAAACTCTCGGATTAGCGAAGATGATTATCTCGAGGGCGCACCGGAATTAATTGTGGAAATTGCCAGCAGTAGCGCATCCTATGACATACATGATAAGCTGCAGGTTTATCGTCGTAATGGGGTACGGGAATATCTAGTTTGGTTGGTTGAGGATAAGGAATTTCGGTGGTATGTGTGGCAGGAAGGAACCTATCAGCAATTATCGCCAGATGAATCGGGAATTTTGAAAAGTCCTTTTTTCCTTGGGTTGTGGTTGGATGTATCGGCGCTGTTGGCGGGAGAGATGCAACAGGTGCTATCTGTGCTCAATTCAGGAATCAATTCTTCGGAGCATCAAGCCTTGGTTGAGCAATTGGGTAAAACTAAATAATATCTGTGCGCGATCGCGCCTCATTAGTCCTGATGGTTCCCTGTTTTAAGTTATTTACCTGCCGATCGAGCGAAGCTCGCTGCCAGAGGCAATCGCGCTTCGGCTGTTGCCTAAAAAGGTAAGAAAAGGAGAAAAACAGATGATCGCGCTGGGAGACAGGCAGCACAAAGACTAGATTTTCCAAAAACGGGTTCAATTGGAGTTTTGCCTCTGCGATCGCTGCTTGAGTGGGTAAGATTAAGGAAAAGCGCGTAGATTGGAGATCGAGCCGTCGAGCCTCGCTGATCTCGCTAATTACAGCAAATGTCATCTCAGTGGAGATCGTTGGGTACACTCTAGGGGAGGCGCGATGGGTTCGCTTCCGTAGGGAACATCGCGCTCTTAGGGAGAACGCCTAAATTAAGGACAATTAATCTCCTAGCTGTCAGGTCATAAGCACTCAAGCAATGCCGACAAAATCGCATCAAATCCACACCCGTTACACTTCACAAAGCCGTCTCCGACAACCGTTACAACTATTTCGTGAGATGTGGCATGATTTACTGGCTTCTAGAGAACTAGCTTCGCAATTACTGGTTCGTGACATCAAAGCACAATATCGACAGTCATTTCTAGGATTATTTTGGGCGTTTATTCCCCCGATTGCCACCGCGATTGGGTTAACTCTTGCCAACAATGCCCAAGTGATTAGTATTGGCGCGACTGATTTGCCCTATCCGGCTTATGTGATGTTTAGCATGGCATTATGGCAAACCTTTGTCGAGGCTTTAAATGGTCCGATTCAAGCCGTAACGAAAGCCAAGTCGATGTTAGCGAAAATTAATTTTCCTCGTGAGGCGTTGATTTTGTCGCAAATTGGACAGGTAGGGTTTAATTTTGCGATTAAGTTGATTTTAATTGTGGGTTTATTTGTTTGGTATCAAATTCCTGTGAGTTGGACAGTTGTTTTAGCTCCAGTTGCCCTGGTTCATTTGATTGCTTTAGGGACGTTATTTGGTTTATTCTTAGCTCCTTTAGGGGCGTTGTATCAGGATATAACTCGCGGATTAACCTTTTTAACCAGTGCTTGGTTATTTCTTACCCCTGTCATTTACCCCCCGCCAAAAACAGGAGTATTTGGGATAGTTGTTGGCTTAAATCCTGTAACTCCTTTACTTGTCACTACTCGCGAATTAGCAACCCGAGGAACGGTTTCCGAACCCTTAACATTTTGGGTAGCTAGTGCTTTGGCAATGGGCGGTTTGTTGGTAGCTTGGCTGGTGTATCGTTTATAGTGATTCCAAGTAAGAACCATACAATCAATGAGGGGCAAATACAGAACATGCCTTTAACTCTGCTGTACGGAAATCAATTGGAATGACTATAGCGATGCCCTTTATTGTTGAACGCATGAGTGCCTAAGCCCTTAATTTAAAATAAACAGAGAACCTCACCCTGGGAATGAATGATGTATCAAAACAATCCTCCGCTTCCCCCAAAAGAAACCCTCCCCACCATGTATGATTTACCCAGTGAAGACCCTGAGGAACCCGGTTTGCCCGACGAATTTCATCTTCTCCAGCCTGAATTGCTTCGCCTCACCTTTCGTCCCCCAAGTTACCCCAGTAATCAGGTGTTTACCGCAAGTGATTTGAATTTATACTATGATGTGCATCATACCCAGTGGTATAAACGTCCCGACTGGTTTGCGGTTTTAGGGGTATCGCGCCTCTATGAAGAAAAAGACCTCCGTTTAAGTTATGTCACTTGGCAAGAAGGGGCAAATCCCTTTGTGGTGGTAGAATTGCTTTCTCCTGGCACCGAGAAAGAAGACTTAGGGCAAAATTTAAGAGAAGTGGGTCAGCCTCCCAATAAATGGACGGTTTACGAGCAAATTTTAAGAGTTCCCTATTATTTTGTCTTTAATCGCTATAACAATGAATTTCGAGCCTTTGAGCTAAAAGGAAGTCGTTATCAGCCGGTGTCGATAGAAGAACAAGGGGTGTGGTTAGAACAAGCAGAACTGGGATTAGGATTATGGGAAGGGGAATATCAGGGAATCAATCGAGAGTGGCTGCGTTGGTATGACCAAAATCAAAACTGGATTCTCACTCCTGCTGAACAGGAAGCTCAACGGGCTCAACTTGCCTCTCAACAGGCTGAACAAGAAGCTCAACGCGCTGAACAAGCTAATCAACAAGCTCAACAGGAAGCTCAACGGGCTGAACAAGCTAATCAACGGGCTGAACGTTTAGCTGAACAATTGAGAGCTTTGGGCATTGATCCCGAAGCCTAAGGGCAAGAATTTTTAGGTGCAGCGATCGCTGCTGAAAGTAACGGTCACTTGATCATTGAGTCGTTGAAGTCGGGAGGAGATTCAGGAAATGTTGGGATTTACGGATGTTGATCTAAAACAAACGCGTTTCTATCAAGATGTTCATGGCGAAGGAAGAAAAGAAGGAAGAGAATGAAGAAGCAGTTATTTTGATCCTTCGTCTGCTTAATCGTCGTTTTGGGGAGTTAGACAGCAATTTAGTGGAGCCAATTCAGGCTTTAGGTGTGTCGGAGTTGGAAATGTTGGCAGAGGCGCTTTTGGATTTTTCTACAGTTGCTGATTTGGAACGCTGATTGCAACAATCAAATGTTTAGCAAGCGCGATGGCTTCGCTTCCGTAGGGAACATCTCGCTTTTTAAATGATTTACCTACTGATCGCGCTTCGGTTAGTAGAATTTTGTCTAAAATTGGACAGTCATTCCAAGCATTTCGGACAGGAGGCTTTAAGGGAATTTCAGCGCGATCATGCTCTTTAAGTTATTTACCAGCCGATCGAGCGAAGCTCGCTGCCAGAGGCAATCGCGCTTCTGCTGTTGTCTAAAAAGGCAAGAAAAGGAGAAAAACAGACGATCGCGCCCAGAGACAGGCAGGTTTGCCAAAAACGGGTTCAATTGGAGTTTTGCTTCTGCGATCGCTGCTTGACTGGGTAAAATTAAGGAAAAGCGCCTAGAGCGGAGCGCCTCATCAGTCCTGATGATTCCCTTTTTTATGAAATGACAGCCCTTAATCCATCAAATTTAGAAAAAATTATTCAAGCGATTCTGCAAGCTCAGAAAAAAATACAATGGAAACCTCAAAAAGCCGAACCTCATTTGAAGAAACGTATCCGTTTAGGACATTTACCTGAAGATTCTACAATAGCAACCTACGAAACAATTATTCATCAAATTCTTATTGATCCGAAAGCCAACGTCTATGTTTATCTTTATGGCTCTTTACTATATCCCACTCTTAGCTCTAGAATACAAAATCAAATCTGGTTAGTTATCCTAGGAATGGACAGCATTTTAGAAACCGCCTTTCCTCCCACAGACCCTAATGCTTACTTGGCTAATCCAGCATTTATCTATCTGGGAATCTTGGAAAATTTGCAACCATGAATGATCTTCTAAATCTTTATAATCTTAGCCTCGATTATCCCGAGGTCAGTGGCGCAGAACAATTAGAACTTTTAATGATCAGGGATAAAATTGCTAAATTGGAAACAAAATTGACCACGGAAGAAAAAAGGATTTTATCAGAAGCTGATCGGAAACTGATCAGTAATGCAGCAATAATTTATCAAGAAGTTTCCGATTTTATTAATTTAAGTGACTATCGAAAGGAAAAAGAAATTTCACCGCAAAAATGGTGGTGGTATTTAGATGTTTTAAGTTATTTACCAGCTGATCGCGCTTCGGCTGTTGTCTAAAAAAGCAAGAAAAGGAGAAAAGCAGACGATCGCGCCGGGAAACAGGCAGCACCAGGACTGGGTTTGCCAAAAATAGCCTCAATTGGAGTTTTGCCTCTGCGCGATCGCTGCTATCTGGGTAAGATTAAGAAAAAGGGAGTCGTCTGTTCTTTCAGAAACGTTATCGAATGACTGAAGACCTTTTGTTAAAATATCGGTCAAAAACCAGACATTTTGAAAACTGATAGTCTTTTTTACCGTCTTTTCCAAAACTTTCCCCCCTTATTATTTGAACTGATTGGAGTTTCCGTTGCCAACAGCCAACAATATCAGTTTCGTTCTGTGGAAATTAAACAAACTGCATTTCGGATAGATGGGTTATTTGCCCCCCCAGAAGCGGATACCGAATCCCCTCTTTTCTTTGTGGAAGTGCAATTTTCAGGGGAAAGTGATTTCTATAGCCGTTTCTTTGCGGAGATTTTTCTCTATTTGCGTCAGTATCAACCGATTTGGTCATTGGTTATTGGTCACTTGTCATTTGTTTTTACGCTAAGTCACTAATGACAAGTGACTGAGGACTAATGACTAATTTGTAGAGACTATCATAGTGTATAAGTTACCTCGTTTAAGTCGGGAGGAGATTCAGGAAATGTTGGGATTTACGGATGTTGATCTAAAACAAACGCGTTTCTATCAAGATGTTCATGGCGAAGGAAGAGAAGAAGAAGCAGTTATTTTGATCCTTCGTCTGCTTAATCGTCGTTTTGGGGAGTTAGACAGCAATTTAGTTGAGCAGATTCAAGCTTTAGGTGTGTCGGAGTTGGAAGCGTTGGCAGAGGGGCTTTTGGATTTTGCCACGGTTGCTGATTTGGAATGCTGGTTGCAACAATCAAATGTTTAGCAAGCGCGATGGCTTCGCTTCCGTAGGGAACATCGCGCTTCTGCTGTTGTCTAAAAAAAGCAAGAAAAGTAGAAAAACAGACGATCGCGCCCGGAGACAGGCAGCACAAAGACTAGGTTTTCCAAAAACGGGTTCGATTGGGGTTTGGCTTCGTTTGAAAGAACAAGGATTCATCGAGAGCGCGATGGCTTCGCCGGTTCCCTACGGGAACATCGCGCTTCATCAGTTCTGAGCAATCAGATGCTTTAAATGATTTACCTGCCGATCGCGCTTCGGCTGTTGTCTAAAAAAGCAAGAAAAGGAGAAAAGCAGACAATCGCGCGGGGAAACAGGCAGGTTTGCCAAAAACGGGTTCAATTGGAGTTTTGCCTGCTGCAATCGCTGCTATTTCGGTAGGGTTGGCTGATCTGGCTAATTAGAGCAAGTGTCATCTCAGTTGAAATAGCTGGGTACACTCTAGGGGAGACGCGATGGCTTCGCTTCCGTAGGGAACATCGCGCTCTTTAAGTGATTTACTAGCTGATCGCGCTTCGGTTAGTAGAATTTTGTCTAAGATAGGAAGATGAAATTAAATTCAAATTTGGGTCAGGAATCAAAAATGCAAACAGTTCGATTTTGCTCTCAAGCAGATGAAAATGGTCAGTTGCAACTCCAGCTTGATCATCTTCCAGTCAACCAAAATTTAGAGATTGTTGTGGTTTATCAATCTGTTTCCCCACAGACAACAGCACCGAGTAATCCAGATGAAGACCCAATTGTAGGATTATTTTCAGGCGATTCTCACTTTGCTGAAGACTCTGAAGAGATTTTAGAACAAGGAATTCACCCTTCCTCGGGTTGGACATGGAAATCATAGCAGATACAGGGTTTATTGTTGCTTTAACCAATCGTCCCGATCAATACCATGAAACAGTTAAAAAAATTTATAATCAGCAACAAGAGATTTTAGTTCCTCAAACTAAACTACAAAAAATTAATTAGAAGAAAAAACGAATTAGTACATCTGTTGAAGAGTCGCAGATTACACCTTCCGTTTAGGAAAGCGCCTGCTGCAACCATTGGTTAGAATTGGACATTCAAAATGCCTAAAATTGTCATTTATGAAAAAAAATAAT belongs to Cyanobacteria bacterium GSL.Bin1 and includes:
- a CDS encoding ABC transporter permease, which codes for MPTKSHQIHTRYTSQSRLRQPLQLFREMWHDLLASRELASQLLVRDIKAQYRQSFLGLFWAFIPPIATAIGLTLANNAQVISIGATDLPYPAYVMFSMALWQTFVEALNGPIQAVTKAKSMLAKINFPREALILSQIGQVGFNFAIKLILIVGLFVWYQIPVSWTVVLAPVALVHLIALGTLFGLFLAPLGALYQDITRGLTFLTSAWLFLTPVIYPPPKTGVFGIVVGLNPVTPLLVTTRELATRGTVSEPLTFWVASALAMGGLLVAWLVYRL
- a CDS encoding DUF4351 domain-containing protein; this translates as MFMAKEEKKEENEEAVILILRLLNRRFGELDSNLVEPIQALGVSELEMLAEALLDFSTVADLER
- a CDS encoding Uma2 family endonuclease, coding for MTQLTLDLNSVVKLSEEQFYQLCQANPDLKLERNANGDLIVMPPTGGETGRTNSKINLELALWNEQTQLGEVFDSSTGFHLPNGADRSPDASWVKKKRWDGLTSEQREKFLPLCPDFVIEILSPSDSLTKTQKKMREYMDNGCQLGWLINRRNKTVEIYRPQHLPEVLDKPDSLSGEKVLPGFVLNLKIFWH
- a CDS encoding Uma2 family endonuclease produces the protein MSYPSTTSQKTPILENGDRMTRNEFERRYHQMPNVKKAELIEGIVYVASPLRYQQHGQPHSDVVGWLTVYRAATPRVYSADNTTVRLDLDNEPQPDALLRLEESVGGNSRISEDDYLEGAPELIVEIASSSASYDIHDKLQVYRRNGVREYLVWLVEDKEFRWYVWQEGTYQQLSPDESGILKSPFFLGLWLDVSALLAGEMQQVLSVLNSGINSSEHQALVEQLGKTK
- a CDS encoding addiction module toxin, HicA family, whose protein sequence is MKIPRDLKGSYLADILSRQWDYKTVHQQGSHIILDTEIPSHQRISIPNHNPLRLGTLNSILRAVSRHKGVTKADIINTL
- a CDS encoding 2-phospho-L-lactate guanylyltransferase yields the protein MNSVIVFEVSQEEDGGFVAECLTEDIFTQGESWEELRVNVNEAVKGYYFDQPSCPKVKLHLFKEEMLVIQ